From the Pseudodesulfovibrio indicus genome, the window CAGTACTCGAGGTAGAACGTGTTGCTCTGCACGTACCCGTTGTTGGCGCCGCATTCGATGAAAAAGCCGTTCCTGTGCTTGATGTGATTGAGCAGCCGCCTGTCGAGGCCGTTCAGGCCGGGGAACGGGTTCGCCTCCACAAGGGCCTTGATGGTCATCAGCCTGTCCAGGTGCTTCTTTCTGCTCTCAAGTGTCTTCATCATTCCTCCGGAACGGTGTCGATCATGCCCGGTCGTTCAACGTGTGGGAAATCCGTGGCGGCCTAGCCGGGCGATCAGTGCGCCTCGGCCCAATTCTTCCCTAATCCCAGGTCCACCTTGAGCGGCACGTCGAGTTTGGCCACGTCCTGCATGATCTCCTTGAGCCGTGCGCCCGCCAGCTCAATGGCGTCCGCAGGGGCTTCCACGATCAGTTCATCGTGCACCTGGAGAATGAGCCGGGCTTCGAGGGACTTGAGCTCGCGGTCCTTGTGGGCCGCCACCATGGCCATCTTGATGATGTCCGCGGCGGACCCCTGGATGACCGTGTTCACGGCCTGGCGGCGGGCCTGGGCCGAGAGCTGGTTGTTGCGCGAGTGCAGCTCCGGGAGCAGTCGGCGGCGTCCGGCCAGGGTGGTCACGAAGCCGTGGGTCTCGGCGTCCTTGACGATGGTGTCGTAGTACGCCTTGAGCGTGGCCATCTTTTCGAAGTAGCGGTCCGTGAACTCCTGGGCCTCGGTCTGCTTGATGTGCAGCTCGCGGGCCAGCTTCTGGACGCCCATGCCGTAAATCAGGCCGAAGTTGATGGTCTTGGCCCCGCGCCGCTCGTCCGAGGTGACCTTGTCCAGGGTCTTGTCGTGGATCAGGGCCGCGGTGCGCGCGTGGATGTCCTCGTCGTGGCGGAAGGCGTCGATGAGCGCCGGGTCCTTGGAGAAATGGGCCAGCACGCGCAGCTCGATCTGCGAATAGTCGGCGGCGGCCAGCCGGTTGCCGGGAGCCGCGTTGAAGCAGGCGCGCATGCGCGGGCCGTGCACCCCGCGAATGGGGATGTTCTGGAGGTTCGGCTGGGAGCTGGAGAGCCGCCCCGTGGCCGTGGAGAGCTGGTTGAAATGGGTGTGCAGCCGCCCGTCGTCGCCGACCATCTTGGGCATGGGCTCCAGGTAGGTGGAGCGCAGCTTCTCCAGCATGCGGAACTCCAGGACCGCGTCCACGATGGGATGCTGGTCGCGGATCTTTTCCAGCACCTGGTTGGCCGTGGAGCGCAGCCCGGTGGAGGTCTTGGACCCGGCCTTGATGCCCAGGTCGTCGAACAGGACCACGGCGAGCTGCTGGCTGGAGCGGATGTTGAACTCAGCGCCCGCGAACCCGATGATGCTCCGGGTCAGCTCGTCCAATTGACCGGAGACGTCGTCGAGAAACGCCTGGAAGGCATCGGGATCAATGGAGATGCCCGCCCGCTCCATGGACACCAGCACCGGGATGAGCGGCAGCTCCAGATCGCGCATGAGCCGGGTCAGGTCCGCGCCCTCCACCTGGCCCCGAACGGACTTCATGTAGGCCAGGGCGGCCAGTCCCTGGGACTGGGGGTGCAGGTCGCGGGCCGCGTCCGCGAATTCCGGGCGGCCGTCCTGGAACATGGACTGCCTGAGCCGCGCCCAGGTGTAGTTGCGCGCCTCGGGGTCCAGGAGATAGGCGGCCAGGCTCAGGTCGAACCACTGGCGGGACAGGATGTAGTCCCACCCCTGGTCGTCGCGCATAAGATCCTGCACGCTGGGCGTGGCGATGATCGAGGCGTGCTCCAGGGCCGGGATCAGCTCGGCGGCGGGGCCGGAGAAGCGGTACTCCCCGCCGTTCACGCCGATGAAGAAGCCGTTGTCCTCGAAGGTCAACCCCACGTCCTCGCCGCCCAGCGCGGGCAGCTCGGACACGGATTTGACCACCGTGACCTCAAGGGGGGCCTCGGTCTTCCGGCTTTCCGGCTCGGCGAACAGCGAGAGCTGCATGCCGGACCCGGCGGACGGCTTGGCCGATGCGGAGGCCCGGGTGTCGGCGGCTTTGGGGGACTCGGGGGAAACGACCGGCGTGCCCTCGGGCAGCAGCCGCTGCAACCCGCGCAGCTCGTATTCCTCGAAAAATTCGTTCAGGGCGTCGAAGTCCGGCTGCCGGACCTGGAATTCGTCCACCGGCAGGTCGCAGCAGTCGGTCTTCATGCGCGTCAGCTCGCGGTAGACGAAGACGTTGTCCAGCTCCGGCTCGACCTTCTCGCGCAGCTTGTCCGGCAGCTTGTCCATGTTGTCGCGCAGCTCCTCCAGGGTGGGGCCGGTGGCCGCGAATATCTTGCGCGCCGTGACCGGGCCGATCTTGGGGATGCCGGGGATGTTGTCCGCCGAGTCGCCGATGACCGCCTGGAAATCGGGCCAGGTGGCGGGCTCCATGCCCTCGGCCTCGCGGAAGGAATCCAGGGTGTGGATGGTCTCGTTGCGGCCGTGCTGGCTGACCATGACCACCCGGTCGTCCAGGCACTGCTTGATGTCCTTGTCCGAGGCCAGGATGATCACCGGGCGCTCGCGCTTGTAGCGGCCCGCCAGGGCGCAGATGCAGTCGTCCGCCTCCACACCGTCGGAGACCAGCAGCTTGACGCCGAGCAGCTGCACCCCGCGCCGCACCGGCTCCACCTGTTCGGCCAGCGGCTCGGGCATGGCCGGGCGGTTGGCCTTGTACAGGTCGTACTTCTCGTTGCGGAAGGTCGGTCCCTTGCCGTCCATGAGGAACGCCACGTGGCGCGGGTTCTCGTCCTTGAGCAGGTTCATGACCACGCGCATGACCGTGTTGATGGCGTTGGTCGGGAAGCCGTCCGACCGGGACAGGTCCGCGCGGGCGTAGAAGGCGCGGTAGAGCAGGGCGGTGCCGTCGATGAGATAGACGGGTTCCTCGGAGAAATTCAGACGTTCTTTCAGCGACATAAATCACACTCTCGGAGTTTGCATTTCCTTACAGGAAAATGGTCCTCAACGCCAGCGCAACGGCGCGGGGCAAGGGGCCGGGCATGCGGACCGGCCTTGTTGGGTTCGGGGCAGGGGACGGGTCAGATGCGGCGGATGGCGGACTTGCGCCCCTGGCCCAGCCGCTTGAGCATGAAGATTTCCGGGTCCACGCCGTCCAGGGCGGACAGCTCCACCTCGGCGCGCGCGGCTTGCTTGTGCCCGCCCGCCGAGCCGAGCCCGTTCATCAGCTTCTGGGCCATGGTGCCCATGTCGCGGCGCAGCCCGTCGCCCCGGAAGATGCAGACCAGCTTGTCGTCCGCCGTGCCGGAGACCACCACCCAGGGCACGTTGTGCACGCGGGTGAAGAAGTCGGCCACGATGACCAGGATGTCGGGGTTGTCCACGTTGCCGCAGTGGGCGAACAGCCCGTGGCCGATGCGCCGCAGGTTGTAGAAGGCGCGGGAGAAATAGCGCATCCAGTCCAGGTGGAACTCGCTGCGGCTGATGCGGTTCATCAGCTTGGAGTCCGCGAACTTGCTCAGGTACTTGAAGGCGGCCATGTCCGCGTCGATGAACTCGCGCTCGAAGGTCTTGGTGTCGCAGCGGATGCCGTACATGAGCGCCGTGGCCAGCAGTTTGGCCGGGCGGATGTTCATGTTGTACAGGTACTCGGTCATCATGGTGCAGACCGCGCCGTACTTGGGCCGGATGTCCACGAAGTCGGCCTGGACCAGGTTTTCCTGTTGCAGCGGGTGGTGGTCGATGACCACCGAGAACTGGAACGGCTTGAACTCCGGATTGTGGTGGGGCTGGGAGTCCACCAGGGCGAACTTGTCGTACTGGGCCGCCAGGTTCGGGATGAGTTTCTGGGTGGGGATGCGGCAGTACCTGATCATGGACAGGTTGTCGGGCCGCTTGATCTCGTTGATCTGCGCAATGGCCACGGCGTTCACGCGCCGGGCCATCATTCGCCGCAGGGCCAGCGCCGAACCGAGCGCGTCGGGGTCGGCGTTGATCACGATCAGCCAGTTCTCGTCTTTCTTGAAGAGGTCGAGAAGCTGATCGACCTGCTCGTCGAGTTGTCGAAAAAGTGCCACAACCTATCCCTGTTTCAGGGTTAACGGCAGTCCGGCAGCCACCAGGAAGGCCTGGTCGGCGCGCGCGGCCACGCCCTTGTTGAGCGCGCCCAGACTCCGTACGAAGGACCTCACGGCGCTGCTTGCCGGCAGCGGGCCAAGTCCCGTCTCACAGGAGACCAGTATCAGTTCAGTGGAGCCCCAATCGTCAAGAACTGCCATGAATTCTTTGACTTTATCCGGCTCGCACCCGGATTCGCGGCAGGCGAACAACCAAAAGTCGAGGCTGTCCACCAGCACGGCCGGAAAGTTCAATTTAGCCTTTTGGAGCACTTGAGGCAACCCCTCGGAGACTTCCGTCACTTCCAGCATTGGGGAGCGCGAAAGCCGGTGTTGCCGAATCTGCTCCCGAAATTCCATGTCGCGGGCCTTTCCGGTGGCCACAAACAGGGGCGGGCCGTCCATTTCGGCCAGCAAATCAAGGGCGAAATCGGATTTGCCCGATTTGTTGCCGCCGAGGATGAGGGTGATCATTTTTTCTCGCTCCACGTTGCACGCCACCGGGCCAGCAGGTCCAGCGACTCGAACAGGTCCGCCTGTCCGAAGAGTTCCAGGGTCACGGTCGGCCCGTTGAAGGCTTCGAGCACGGTCCGCAGCAATTCCTGCCCGTCCGCGTCCAGCTCGGCCAGCGGCCAGTGGCGGCAGCGTCGTTCGGCCCCGTAGACGTGCAGCATGCGGACGCGGTCCCACAGCCCGTCCAGGTCGAGCACGTCGCGTTGCCCATAGGCCAGGACGTGGCCGATGTCCAGGCAGGCGGAGAACCCCGCTGCGGTCACCTCGTCCCAGACAGGGACCAGGCTGCACTTGCCGATGTTTTCCACCAGGAAGGCCGCAGGGTCCACGCCCCGGTCCGCGAGCCGCGCGCCCAAGGGGGCGAGCATGCCCGGCACCGCAGGCGGGTGCAGGACGTAGGCGTGGGGCGAGAGGTAGGCGCACTTGTCGAGCAGCCCGTCGATTTTCCGCCACGCGGTCTCGAACCCGGCCTTCCAGGGCAGGTCCAGGGGCAGGTGCACATGCCAGGAGCAGGCAAGCTCGGCCAGATCGGGCGGCAGGTCCTCGTCCGTGTAGGCCAGGCACGACTCGGTCTCGTAGAAAAGCAGGTCTATCTCGTGGAAATGATTGACCAGGAACCGGCAGTTCTCGGCCACTCCCGCCGGGATGGCAAAGGAGGGCGCGGCCAGGGTGAAGGGGAACCGGGTACCCCATTTTTCCTGGACCGAATCCACGGATCGCGACGCGATCTGCGCAGATTTTTCCCGCTCGCTGCGGGGGGCCGGATGAGAACCCGTCGGTTTTGTTGGCTTAGGGGTGCGGGGCATGGCTATTGCACCGGATCGTTCAATGGTCAATCGAACGACCGGGAGCGGAAAAATGATCGGTTTTCGAGCGTATTTTCAGCATAAGTTCAACCCGTTGCACATCTTTTGCCGGTTGCGGCGGGCAGGGCTTTCCAGCGGCGCGGCCCGTCATCTCTGCTGGGCCTACGAGCGCGCCCTGTACCGCTTCATTCTCTAATCCAGCAGCCCGAGCTGCTTTTCCTTGGTCACCTTGCGGGCGGCCAGGGTGGATTTGGTCAGCAGGTGTTCCGGTATTTCGCGCAGGTATCTGGATTGGGGCAGATTCAGGGTCTTGCCGTAGAGCTGCCGGGTCTTGGCAAAGCTGATGTAGAGGTTGCGCCGGGCGCGGGTCATGCCCACGTACATCAGTCGGCGCTCCTCGGGAAACCGCTGGCCCCGGCCCGGGGTCAGGGTGACGGTGGCCGTGAGCAGGTCCATGCCCGCGAACGGCAGGATGCCCTCCTCGCAGGAGGGCAGGAACACGGCCTCGAACTCCAGCCCCTTGGCCGCGTGCAGGGTCATGATCTGGACCTTCTCGGCGGACTTGCGGACCAGCTCCAGCTCGGTCTGCAGCGAGACCCAGTTGACCAGTCCCTGCCAGCCGCCCCTGCGGTCGAATTCCTTCTTCAGTTCCTTGAACTGGCGGCTTTCCCAGAAGAACTGGTCGAACGGCGGGGTTTCGTTGAGAAAGGCGGCCAGCCCCACCGGCCCTTTGGCCAGGATGTGATCCGGGACTTCGACCACGTCCTCGGCCCCGGACAGGGTCATGCCCAGGAACTGCTCGGCGGCCTTGAGGATGGAGGCCACGCGCGGCTCCTGCCAGAACCCTTCCAGCTCCGGGGTGGAGACCGGTACGCCCGCGCGCTTCAGGGCCTTCTCGATGATCGGGATGAGCGCCTTGAACCGGACCAGCACGGCGATGTCGCCGGGGGCCAGGTCGCCCGCGCCTTCCTCGTCCACGATGGAGTGGCTGGTGGCCCCGATGAGCCCCTTGATCTTGTCGCTGATCCAGGTGGCCTCGCGCACGCCGTCGGGTGCCTCGAAGAGGTGCATGGTCGCCTTGATGTCCTTGCGGGCCGTGAGCTTGGGGGAATCGGGAAAGAGGTTGCCCGCGCCGTCGAGGATGGACTGGCCCGAGCGGTAGTTGTCGGTCAGGGTGATCGGGGCCATGTCCGGCCACAGCCCCTTGAGGTGCGCCTCCACGTCGCTGACCGCGCCCCGGAATCCGTAGATGGACTGCTTGGGGTCGCCGATGCAGAACACGCCTTCGCCGGTCTCGCCCGCGATCCCCTTGATGACCGCCAGCTGCAGCGGGGTGAGGTCCTGGACCTCGTCCACCAGCACGTGGGAGTAGGGCATGCGGAAGGTGGGCGCGCCCGCCTGTTCGAGCATGAATTCCAGCAGGTCGGTGTAGTCCACCAAATCCCAGTGGTTCTTCTGGTTGCCGTAGCTGATGTGCGCGTCGGCCAGGTCGTCGGGCAGCCCGGCCAGCTGCTCTCGGGCCAGGATGTACTTGTTCCAGTAGTAGTCGAGATTCTTGCCCGCGAACTCCGGGTTGACCTCGGCGAACAATTTCTTGGCCGCCGCCTCCGGGACCACGATGGGGGTCTCGGAGTAGGCGTGCTTCCAGTAGTCGAAGCAGAGCGAATGGAGCGTCCCGGCCTGGGGCATGTCCGCGCCTTCGCCGCGCAGCCCCTTGAGGCGGTCGCGCAGCTCCTGGGCCGCGCGCCGGGTGAAGGTCAGGGCCAGGATGCGTTTGGGATTGACCCCTTCGTCGATGAGGCGCTCGATGCGGCCCATGAGGGTCTGGGTCTTGCCCGTGCCGGGTCCGGCCAGGACGAGCACCGGTCCGGGACCGGCGTTGATGGCCGCGCGCTGGGCCGCGTTGAAGTCGATGGGCTGCTCCGTGGGCTTGGGCTTCGGCATGGCGGGGCAGGCCGCGGTCTCGCCCGGGTCGGGCCGGGCCTCGGGCCTGGGGATGTGGACCAGGGTGCCGCCGCTCTTGATCTCGGCGCGCTCCTTCTCGGAGAAGACCGAGATCACGCCGTATTCGCCGTCGAACCCGGCCTTGCGGATGACCTGGCCGTCGCGCATGCGGGTCAGCCCCTCGGCCAGGTGGCAGGAATAGCGGCTCAGCTCCTCGGCGGGCGCACGCTGGAGGATGTCCAGCTCGTTGCCGAAGTCGAGGATGAGCTTCATGTACAGCTCGTTGACCTTCTTGGACCCCGCGCCCACGCCGAGGACCTCGGACAGGATCTCCTTGAGCGGGATGAGGGAGGAGAAACCGGGCGCGCCCGTGGGCTGGACCGGTTCATCGCGGTCGGCCAGCTCCAGGATGCGGTTGTACACGCCCACGGTCACGGGCTTGCCGCAGACCGGGCAGATGCCGTCGCGGGCGATGGTCTCGTGGGGGTCCATGGACACGCCGCACTTGCGGTGGCCGTCCATGTGGTACTTGCCCTCCTCGGGGAAGAACTCCACGGTGCCCAGAAATTTGTGTCCCAGTCCCTCGCCGCGCAGGGCGCGGTAGATGCCCTCATAGGAGATTTCGCCCCGGAAGAGGTTGGCCTCGCGGCCCAGCTTTTCGCCGGAGTGGGCGTCGGAGTTGGAGATCAGCCGGATGCGGTCCAGCTCGGACCAGGTCCAGTTCATCTCCGGGTCAGAGGAGAGGCCGGTCTCCATGGCGAAGATTTCCTCGGCGTAGTCGCCGAAACATTCGCGGATGGAGTCGAACCCGGACTTTGAGCCGAACAGGGAGAACCACGGGGTCCAGATGTGGGCCGGGACCAGGAACGCCTGGGGGTGGGTGTCCAGGACCATGTCCATGAGGTCGCGGGAGTCCAGGCCGAGGATGGGGCGGCCGTCAGAGGCCAGGTTGCCCACCTGGGCCAGCTTCTCGTTGAACCGCCGCACCGCGTCCAGGTTGGGCATGTAGACCAGGTTGTGGACCTTGCGGACCTTGCCCCCGCGCTTGTAGATGGAGCTGATCTCCGTCTGGAGCATGAACCGGACTCGGCCGGGGATGTCTCCCGCAAAGGCGGGAATCTCCCGCTCCAGCCCCTTGGGCTCGCGCAGGACGAGCAGCCCCTTGCCGTTGTCTTCCAGGTGCTCCTCGATCTCGGCCAGCCATTCGGGGTGCGTGAAGTCGCCCGTGCCGAGCACGGAAAGCCCCTTGAGACGGCCCCAGGCGGCCAGGTTTCGGATGGTCAGGTTCTTGCTCGTGGCGCGCGAGAAACGGGAGTGGATGTGGAGGTCCGCGGTGAATCTTTCCATGGGCTGAACAGTATAGCCATACTCCCATTATTGCAACCCGTACCGGCCACCGAAATGGGTTGACGCATAGGTTTGTTGCAGATACAACTTTCGCCATGAAATTTGATCGCATGAATCCGAGGGAGTCCATAGGCTTCCTCGCCTGGAAGGTTGCGCGCGTGTTCGCGAACGATCTGGCCGCCCGCTTCGCCGAGGCCGGGGTCAGGATCACCGTGGAACAGTGGCGCGCCCTGTTGCCCGCATACAAGATGGACGGCCTGACGCAGGGGAAGCTCTGCGAGGTGCTCTCCCAGGAGAAGACCGGCGTCAGCCGCCTGGTGGCGGCGCTGGAGAGACACGGCCTGATCCGCCGGGAGTCGAGCGGCGAGGACCGCCGGGTGAAGTACATCTACATCACCGAATCGGGCCGCGAGCTGGTGGACTTCACCTTCGACATCGTCCTCGAAGGGCGGCGCGAGCTGGTCAAGCACGTGGACCCGGACGAGTTCGAGGTCTGCAAGCGGGTCCTGTGGCAGATCATCGAGCCGCACCTGGGGGCCTGCTGCGGGCTCAAGGAGGAGCCGTCATGATCCGGCTGGGAGCCGCCGGGCAGAAATGGCTGAAGGGGTTGCACCTCGTGGCCGTGGCAAGCTGGATCGGCGGCGGCATTTCCCTGTTGGTGCTCTATTTTCTCAAACCGGGCGTGACCGACGGCGGCGTGCTCTACGGGATCAACCAGGCGGCCCACCATGTGGACCGGTGGGTGGTCGTGGTGCCGGGGGCGTTCGGCTGCCTGCTCACCGGCCTGGCCTACTCGCTGCTGACGGGATGGGGTTTCGTCAAACACGGTTGGGTGCTATTCAAATGGGCGGTGACGCTCTCGGCCATCGTCTTCGGGACGCTCGGCCTTGGGCCGTGGGAGCGGACGATGATGACCATTTCGGGGCAGCTCGGCATGGACGCGGTGACCAACGTCTCCTATCTCTACAACCAGGATATGAACTTCGCCTGGGGTTGCGTGCAGGTTGCGGTCCTGCTGGCCACGGTCTTTGTTTCCATCTTCAAGCCATGGAAAAATTTAAGGAAGAGTACTTGATGAAGAAACTGCTTTCCCTGTTGACTGTCTGCTTCGCGGTTCTGGTGGCCGCGCCCGTCCAAGCCCAGCAGGGCGAGCGCCCGCCGTCTCCCGTGGTCACCGGCAAGGTGACCAGCGGCGACATGGCCCCCCAGACCGAGTTCATCGGCACGGTCTACTTCACCGAAATCTCCAACGTGGCCGCCGAGGTCGAGGGCAAGGTCCTGTCCCTGGACGTGGAAGAGGGCCAGCGCGTGAAGAAGGGCGACCCGCTGGTCTCCCTGTCCGCCGACATCCTGGACCGCAGCATCGCCAACGCCCGCGCCCTCATGGACCAGGCCCAGGCCGACTTCGAGCTGGCCAAGCGCGACAACGAGCGGACCACCAAGCTCTTTCAGAGCCGCACCGTGGCCGAGGGCGAATACGACTCCAAGCGGCTGGCCGCCCTGTCCGCCGAGAAGAAGATGATCGCGGCCCGCGCCATCCTCAACCGGCTCCAGATCGAGCGCGAGAAGAAGGTCATCCGCGCGCCCTACGACGGCGTGGTCCTGGAGCGCAAGGTCTACCGGGGCGACTGGGTCTCGGTGGGCTCGGTGGTCACGGTCATGGCCCGCGACGAGGAATTCGACGTTGTGGTCAACGCCCCGCGCGAGGCCTTCGGCGTGGTCAAGCCCGGCCTGGAAGTGACCGTCGATGTGGCCGGGCGGGAAATCCCGGGCAAGGTCTTCGCGGCCATCCCCAAGGGCGACGTGGCCACCCGCACCTTCCCTGTCAAGATCCGGGTCCACAACGACGGCTTCCTGGCCGAGGGCATGGAGGCCCGCGTGGTCCTGCCCAAGGGGCTGGGCGGCAAGACCCTCATCGTGCCCCGCGACGCGGTCATCTCCGCGCGCGGCCAGATGGTCGTCTGGGCCGTGGTGGACGGCAAGGCCGTGCCCATGCCCGTCTACGTGGTGGGCTATCGCGGCATGGAGGCGGGCGTGAAGTCCAAGACCCTCGAGGAGGGCATGGACGTGGTGGTCAAGGGCAACGAGCGGCTCCAGCCCCAGCAGCCCGTGGCCGCGCAGCCCATGCAGCAGTAGGAGGCTTCCGTGGATATCGTCGGAACCGCCATACGCAAGCCCGTCGCCGTCCTGGTCGGCGTGATCCTCGTGGTCATGTTCGGCGCGGTGGCGCTGCTCAGCCTGCCGTACCAGCTCTCGCCCAACGTGACCGAGCCGGTCATCACCGTGACCACCACCTGGACCGGCGCGACCCCGTACGAGATGGAGCGCGACGTGGTCGAGGAGCAGGAAAAGGTGCTCAAGGGCATCCCCGGCCTGATCCAGATGGAGAGCTCCAACTACAACGCCCGGTCCGAGCTGACCCTGAAATTCGAGATCGGCACCGAGATCGACGAGGCGCTTCTGCGCGTCTCCAACAAGCTTGACGAGGTGCCGAGCTACCCCGACGACGTGGACCGGCCGATCATCTCGGCCACGGGT encodes:
- a CDS encoding efflux RND transporter periplasmic adaptor subunit; translated protein: MKKLLSLLTVCFAVLVAAPVQAQQGERPPSPVVTGKVTSGDMAPQTEFIGTVYFTEISNVAAEVEGKVLSLDVEEGQRVKKGDPLVSLSADILDRSIANARALMDQAQADFELAKRDNERTTKLFQSRTVAEGEYDSKRLAALSAEKKMIAARAILNRLQIEREKKVIRAPYDGVVLERKVYRGDWVSVGSVVTVMARDEEFDVVVNAPREAFGVVKPGLEVTVDVAGREIPGKVFAAIPKGDVATRTFPVKIRVHNDGFLAEGMEARVVLPKGLGGKTLIVPRDAVISARGQMVVWAVVDGKAVPMPVYVVGYRGMEAGVKSKTLEEGMDVVVKGNERLQPQQPVAAQPMQQ
- the polA gene encoding DNA polymerase I, with protein sequence MSLKERLNFSEEPVYLIDGTALLYRAFYARADLSRSDGFPTNAINTVMRVVMNLLKDENPRHVAFLMDGKGPTFRNEKYDLYKANRPAMPEPLAEQVEPVRRGVQLLGVKLLVSDGVEADDCICALAGRYKRERPVIILASDKDIKQCLDDRVVMVSQHGRNETIHTLDSFREAEGMEPATWPDFQAVIGDSADNIPGIPKIGPVTARKIFAATGPTLEELRDNMDKLPDKLREKVEPELDNVFVYRELTRMKTDCCDLPVDEFQVRQPDFDALNEFFEEYELRGLQRLLPEGTPVVSPESPKAADTRASASAKPSAGSGMQLSLFAEPESRKTEAPLEVTVVKSVSELPALGGEDVGLTFEDNGFFIGVNGGEYRFSGPAAELIPALEHASIIATPSVQDLMRDDQGWDYILSRQWFDLSLAAYLLDPEARNYTWARLRQSMFQDGRPEFADAARDLHPQSQGLAALAYMKSVRGQVEGADLTRLMRDLELPLIPVLVSMERAGISIDPDAFQAFLDDVSGQLDELTRSIIGFAGAEFNIRSSQQLAVVLFDDLGIKAGSKTSTGLRSTANQVLEKIRDQHPIVDAVLEFRMLEKLRSTYLEPMPKMVGDDGRLHTHFNQLSTATGRLSSSQPNLQNIPIRGVHGPRMRACFNAAPGNRLAAADYSQIELRVLAHFSKDPALIDAFRHDEDIHARTAALIHDKTLDKVTSDERRGAKTINFGLIYGMGVQKLARELHIKQTEAQEFTDRYFEKMATLKAYYDTIVKDAETHGFVTTLAGRRRLLPELHSRNNQLSAQARRQAVNTVIQGSAADIIKMAMVAAHKDRELKSLEARLILQVHDELIVEAPADAIELAGARLKEIMQDVAKLDVPLKVDLGLGKNWAEAH
- a CDS encoding DHH family phosphoesterase, producing the protein MALFRQLDEQVDQLLDLFKKDENWLIVINADPDALGSALALRRMMARRVNAVAIAQINEIKRPDNLSMIRYCRIPTQKLIPNLAAQYDKFALVDSQPHHNPEFKPFQFSVVIDHHPLQQENLVQADFVDIRPKYGAVCTMMTEYLYNMNIRPAKLLATALMYGIRCDTKTFEREFIDADMAAFKYLSKFADSKLMNRISRSEFHLDWMRYFSRAFYNLRRIGHGLFAHCGNVDNPDILVIVADFFTRVHNVPWVVVSGTADDKLVCIFRGDGLRRDMGTMAQKLMNGLGSAGGHKQAARAEVELSALDGVDPEIFMLKRLGQGRKSAIRRI
- a CDS encoding UvrD-helicase domain-containing protein; protein product: MERFTADLHIHSRFSRATSKNLTIRNLAAWGRLKGLSVLGTGDFTHPEWLAEIEEHLEDNGKGLLVLREPKGLEREIPAFAGDIPGRVRFMLQTEISSIYKRGGKVRKVHNLVYMPNLDAVRRFNEKLAQVGNLASDGRPILGLDSRDLMDMVLDTHPQAFLVPAHIWTPWFSLFGSKSGFDSIRECFGDYAEEIFAMETGLSSDPEMNWTWSELDRIRLISNSDAHSGEKLGREANLFRGEISYEGIYRALRGEGLGHKFLGTVEFFPEEGKYHMDGHRKCGVSMDPHETIARDGICPVCGKPVTVGVYNRILELADRDEPVQPTGAPGFSSLIPLKEILSEVLGVGAGSKKVNELYMKLILDFGNELDILQRAPAEELSRYSCHLAEGLTRMRDGQVIRKAGFDGEYGVISVFSEKERAEIKSGGTLVHIPRPEARPDPGETAACPAMPKPKPTEQPIDFNAAQRAAINAGPGPVLVLAGPGTGKTQTLMGRIERLIDEGVNPKRILALTFTRRAAQELRDRLKGLRGEGADMPQAGTLHSLCFDYWKHAYSETPIVVPEAAAKKLFAEVNPEFAGKNLDYYWNKYILAREQLAGLPDDLADAHISYGNQKNHWDLVDYTDLLEFMLEQAGAPTFRMPYSHVLVDEVQDLTPLQLAVIKGIAGETGEGVFCIGDPKQSIYGFRGAVSDVEAHLKGLWPDMAPITLTDNYRSGQSILDGAGNLFPDSPKLTARKDIKATMHLFEAPDGVREATWISDKIKGLIGATSHSIVDEEGAGDLAPGDIAVLVRFKALIPIIEKALKRAGVPVSTPELEGFWQEPRVASILKAAEQFLGMTLSGAEDVVEVPDHILAKGPVGLAAFLNETPPFDQFFWESRQFKELKKEFDRRGGWQGLVNWVSLQTELELVRKSAEKVQIMTLHAAKGLEFEAVFLPSCEEGILPFAGMDLLTATVTLTPGRGQRFPEERRLMYVGMTRARRNLYISFAKTRQLYGKTLNLPQSRYLREIPEHLLTKSTLAARKVTKEKQLGLLD
- a CDS encoding MarR family winged helix-turn-helix transcriptional regulator, which produces MKFDRMNPRESIGFLAWKVARVFANDLAARFAEAGVRITVEQWRALLPAYKMDGLTQGKLCEVLSQEKTGVSRLVAALERHGLIRRESSGEDRRVKYIYITESGRELVDFTFDIVLEGRRELVKHVDPDEFEVCKRVLWQIIEPHLGACCGLKEEPS
- the cbiR gene encoding cobamide remodeling phosphodiesterase CbiR; its protein translation is MDSVQEKWGTRFPFTLAAPSFAIPAGVAENCRFLVNHFHEIDLLFYETESCLAYTDEDLPPDLAELACSWHVHLPLDLPWKAGFETAWRKIDGLLDKCAYLSPHAYVLHPPAVPGMLAPLGARLADRGVDPAAFLVENIGKCSLVPVWDEVTAAGFSACLDIGHVLAYGQRDVLDLDGLWDRVRMLHVYGAERRCRHWPLAELDADGQELLRTVLEAFNGPTVTLELFGQADLFESLDLLARWRATWSEKK
- a CDS encoding bifunctional adenosylcobinamide kinase/adenosylcobinamide-phosphate guanylyltransferase, with the translated sequence MITLILGGNKSGKSDFALDLLAEMDGPPLFVATGKARDMEFREQIRQHRLSRSPMLEVTEVSEGLPQVLQKAKLNFPAVLVDSLDFWLFACRESGCEPDKVKEFMAVLDDWGSTELILVSCETGLGPLPASSAVRSFVRSLGALNKGVAARADQAFLVAAGLPLTLKQG